The nucleotide sequence ctggggtggggggtggggctcacCTATAAacacaaggaaattaaaaaagaaagcatttcttggAGATAACAGCAAGGACCTGAGACAATACGGTTAAAGTCGGCAATCTGACTAAGGTACGCAGCAGACCTCTGCCCACCTCTTCTAAGCCCCCTTGAATCGCTACAAATCAGAAATAGGAACGGGCTCCTCTGTGCCTTGTCAAATTTTCCTTGATGGctacttatttttgcttccttcATACTATTAAAATAAGTTTTCATAtatttagctttttttcttttacaaaatataACTAAAGTCTTAAAACACAAAATAGCAGACCATTTCTCAGTCATCTCTCTAGAACCCGAATCACACTGTGCTCCTATCATTCACACACACGCCGGGTCACCAGAATCTGTGCCATCTCCTGATGAGCCACAGCGCCTCTGGGAGAAGTGCTGGCCCTTGGAGTTAAATGCCCTGAAGTGCATCCACAGGAGGATATCAGTTTAATCAGCAGATCCTAAGAGCATCCTAGGAACCCCTTTGCTGTATCAGCCTGCCAAGGCTTCGAAGTGTCAGCGGAAACATTAGAAACCCCTTCTCAAAAAGTAATTTAGTAGCATGTTTACATACTTAGGTTAGGTTTACATACTTAGTATCTTAGGAGAACACACCTGTCTCAGGCATAGGTTTATATAGCAAAAGtcaaaataatagttttaaacatatttttctgtttttcttgataGGTCTATTTTGGACCTATCTTTGGGGAAATGGATGGATCCAACATGTTATAAACCAGATAAGATTTCTGGTTTGGGCTGAGAAGCAGACTCTTAACCAAGGCCAGGAAAAACACTGTTCAAGGGCATCAatactatatatatgtacatacatatatatgtgtatgtgtgtgtgtgtgtgtgcaaagaaCCCTAATAAATCACAATAGCATGGCCCAGGCTGCAGTACATAGGGACCCTCACTGGTTTGTCATTTCCAGCTATAAGACCAGACTTTAAATCCTATATAATCAACGGGTTGAAAAATGTTAGGCATGAGataaactgtaaaaaaaattcattagCTATACATAAGGTTGAAGTTTACAAATGTCAAAATACTGTGTAATTAGCATTTAGAGAGATCTTTCCCTGATCCTGAATTTTGCACCAAGAGGGAAGAGtggatccaaaaaaaaaaaaaaacaaaaacaaaaacaaaaaccacataaaCTACTCGTgagccttttatttctttctcctcaGACAAATGATCTGAGCCAGCCATACTAAACCTGTTTTCTTCGTAGAGATAGAGCTTTCCCTATTTGCATATCTGGCAGCTGGAAGCTGGGGCTTTCTACCAGTCAGCAGCCCCTTGTCTAGTCACATAGCTACATGGATCTTTAGCTTTGAGGTGTTTTCCACACAGTGATAAAGcgaaggtctttttttttctttcccagaaaGAAAGGCAAGAATCCTGTTGTTTGATTCCTCAAGGCCCTCTTAACTCTAGAAAAGCCTGAATATTCTGGTgtgattcttttgttgttgttagatttggttaaattttattttctgcaaAGGCAAGGAAAGGTGACTTCTGAGTGATCCATGAattaaggaagaggaggagaaggagggaggaggaggaggaggaggaggaagaggaggaggaggaggaagaggaggaggaggaggaggaggaggaggaggagaagaagaagaagaagaagaagaagaagaagaagaagaagaagaagaagaagaagaagaagaagaagaagaagaagaagtagaagaagaagaagaagagagaaagcccAGATCTTCTGAAAAGgttaaaaggaaagggaaggtgcTAGAAAAGAATTCTCAGAAACTTATCTGAACTCCAGGTGTAACATCCCCCTTCCAGGGTGTCCTGCCCCTGTCTCCAACAAAGACTTTTAGGCCATATGGAGAAGGGTGGGTCCTAAATGATTTGCTTTGGAGAAAGCGAAACTTCCTTCAGTGGTTTCCAGGGGAAAGTTGTATTCCTTAACAAATGGCCCATCCATCCTCCTTGGCCTTGGGGACCTCACAACTTTTTGGCACTGTCATGGCATGCTGCTGCCCTGATGGTGGTCCCAGCCAAGCCCCGGTTGCTGACCCTGCGGACCAGCACTTTGGAAACAGGAATTTTTgttctgggcacctcactcctgGCTGGCTGCTGGTGCACCACCGGATGGCTAGAAGGAAGGTTGGAGAGATGCTTGATGCTAATAGGGATTTTAGAGTCCTTCAGCAAGCTGCCCGGGGTTCTCAGAGGACAGGTGATAGTGCCTGGAGACACTGGCTTTAGCCTGGACAAGCAGGGTGGGTCGTCTGTGGCAGGAAGAGAGGCTGGGCTTGCTTCAGGTTCAACGTAGAGATTGCAGGGAGCATCGCCACTGTCGCTATCCCTGGGGGTGACCAccttcttgctgctgctgctgttgctaatGCTCTCTTCTTCTGGGCCAGGAGTGGTGGAGTCCCAGTAGCCCTCGTCGCTGTTAGGGACACCTTCTTGATGCTCCTTCTCCAAGTGTTTGGACTCCTCCTTCTGCTGGGACTCAATGGGAATCCTGTGGAGCCTCCTGCGCTTGACTGAGGACACGTCCTTGGAGGCTTCCCCACACCGCACATCGTTGGAGGTCTCAGGGGCCAACTTGGTGTCCGAAGCAGTGGCTGCCTTCGCCGCGCCCTCTTGGGTTCCTTGCCCTTGGTCCTCAGTCTGGGACAACATGTCCCAGAATTCCGGGAGATAGGTGTCGTCCACCTCATCCGGGCTGgccatctcctcccctcctccttggTAGGCCACCACGCTGGGGTTCTTTTTAGAGAGAACTGGCTTGCCTGGCCCGGGGGCATGCTTGTCACAGCTGGGACCTGCCTCTTCTTCTGGGTCTGCAATAATATCTCCACAGCCTGTAAGAGAGTCAAAGCTTTTCAGTGAAGTCACGTCAGAAAACATCAAACAAATACGATCTGCCGACGGGTCTGAGGGTGGATCAACAGAGGAAGGGTCAGGGACGGCAGACGCCCGGCCGCTGCCACCTTCGGAGTCGACAAGGGGGACGGTCTTTATCGGAACGTCACCTGTCCTGGACGCATCCTCGGCCGCCTGGACCTCACCAGCTCCCGACTCGAGGGCTGCCCCGGGCTTCTCCGCGCGCCGATGCCCCTCGGCGTCCTCTCCCCGGGAGCTTTGATCGCCAGGGCCGGTGGGGCTCGCGGCCTCGCGGCTGGTCCGCTCCGGGGCGCGCTCGGCGGACGCGGGCGCCTGCTCTCCCCCTGCGGGCTCACCTGCTGCGTGTCGCGGGGCGTCCTGGCCCGGGCTGTCCGGGCGGCGCGCGGCTCGGGGCGGCTCCTCCTTGACGCACTCCAGGCTGGCGGTGAGCGAGCCGGGCAGGACCAGGCTGCCCGGGCCCGCCGCGCGCgccgccttctcctcctcctccttgccgcGCTTGTCCCTCCGGTGCCAGCGCATGCTGCTGAAGATCCCTTTCAGCCCCCTCTTTTGTTTGCCGCCAGCCTTGCTCGCCTCGGCATGGTCTCCCTTGCCGGTCTCCGATCGCCCGTTCTTTTTCAGCAGGGAGAAGAAGCTGTGGGACTTGGCCACCGAGCTGCTGGCCAGGGAGCCCAGGCCAGGCCCGGAGGCTTTGGGGGGTCCGGGGATCGGCCGGGCCCCGCTGGGATCGCTCCCGCCAGGCGGCTCCTCCTTCTTGCTGCCCTCCAGCACCAGCACCTCGGCTAGTCCGTCGTGGGTCCTGCTTCTCACCATCCCCGCCGGCCCCGAGCTCTTCCCATCCCCTTTGTTTTTGACCCCAAAAATGCTGGGCATGGTGCCCCCCGATTTCCTCTTCTTGAATAACTTGAACGCAGCCTTATTGATCTTCCCCGACGGCGGCTCTGCGGCGGGCGTCTCCGCGGCGCACTCACAATGCGAGTCCATGTCTGCAGCGAGGGCCCcggcctgctcctgcctcctgcagACCCCCGCGCGCGCGCCGCCGCGCTCGCTGACAGCCGCGCCGCCGCCGCGGCTCCTGCCCGTCTCCATGGAAACCGAGTGGGATCAGCCGCTGTCGTCAGCCGTAGGCTCGCGCCAGGCCACTGTCACCCGCGTTCTAAATCAACCTGAGCGGCTCTTGCCGCTGCGCTGTGGCTACTGCGACTGCGGCGGCTGAAGCGCACAGACCGGACTATCTCCCCTCCTGCCAAGGGCTTATATAATATCCTGGGTGCCACATAGGTTTTTGTGTAGCAAGAGTCTTCATCACAGCCTCAAGGCGAAAGAAAAAACGATATTCCTAATCATGGGCTTCGGATCCCAGTGCGTCGACTCTCACCACCTTAGGTTCTTCCTCTAGCCCAGTTTTCCCTGGGATCCCAGTTTCAGACATTAACACATGCTCCCCCATGTTCCCAAAGAACAATGCCTTTTCCTCTATCGTCCATCTATCTCGAACTTCGTGCAGCCTCCGGCCTTTCTCGAGTCTGTCACATAGGTCTTAGCGGGTGGGCGCTAAGCCCGAGAGGCACCATGCCAATCTGTCCACACCAGCGTCCAGTGCTGTGTGGTCCTCAGGTTGATGCTGTATTCTGATCATGTGGATCCGATTTCCTGTTACAGAAGCAACAGCCGTCAGGCAAATACCAATTAGCAGCTCTCAGTAACGAAAGTGCAACAGTTCCCTGGGGTTCATGGGTCCTTTGGGAGACCACGAAGCTTTTATCCTACACCCCAGTGATGTGGGGCTTAAGTCACAGAAGCAACAGTCCAGCTTCCAATAGGTCACAATAGACTGAGCACACTGAGAACTTAGCTTGGAGAGTTCTGGTCCCTCTATAGGTGGGCCTTAGAGGCCTGGGCTCAGTCTTCCTCTTTCGTTCAGGGGTATGGGAAGTATGCTTCTGTCTGTTGTACCCAGCCTACCCCTGGCTCTGAACACCCCAGGAAGGGGGGCGGGGAACCAGACAGGGGTCAGAGGTCCCTGTGGTTGCTTCTGACCCCACTGGTCTAGAGGCAAAGAAAACTCCATTCCAGAGAACAAACGATGTGGGTAACTTTTCTGTGTTCTGACTTTGAAGACAACTGCTAAAATTGTAGCTTTTCCTAATCGGGGCTTGCCAGCAACATAGGGAAGGATTTGGAAAAGCTTCATGTTTTATGATCTTTAATAaccttatttttaaatagtatttgattttatatatatagtgatTATTTGATTGTATAAACTATTTACATACAAACGCCAGTCTTTCCTGCttctcttgtatttattttctctgagttACTTATATTTTGCAGATTCAGAGTTGATTACATACTGTA is from Apodemus sylvaticus chromosome 8, mApoSyl1.1, whole genome shotgun sequence and encodes:
- the Amer2 gene encoding APC membrane recruitment protein 2 isoform X1, yielding METGRSRGGGAAVSERGGARAGVCRRQEQAGALAADMDSHCECAAETPAAEPPSGKINKAAFKLFKKRKSGGTMPSIFGVKNKGDGKSSGPAGMVRSRTHDGLAEVLVLEGSKKEEPPGGSDPSGARPIPGPPKASGPGLGSLASSSVAKSHSFFSLLKKNGRSETGKGDHAEASKAGGKQKRGLKGIFSSMRWHRRDKRGKEEEEKAARAAGPGSLVLPGSLTASLECVKEEPPRAARRPDSPGQDAPRHAAGEPAGGEQAPASAERAPERTSREAASPTGPGDQSSRGEDAEGHRRAEKPGAALESGAGEVQAAEDASRTGDVPIKTVPLVDSEGGSGRASAVPDPSSVDPPSDPSADRICLMFSDVTSLKSFDSLTGCGDIIADPEEEAGPSCDKHAPGPGKPVLSKKNPSVVAYQGGGEEMASPDEVDDTYLPEFWDMLSQTEDQGQGTQEGAAKAATASDTKLAPETSNDVRCGEASKDVSSVKRRRLHRIPIESQQKEESKHLEKEHQEGVPNSDEGYWDSTTPGPEEESISNSSSSKKVVTPRDSDSGDAPCNLYVEPEASPASLPATDDPPCLSRLKPVSPGTITCPLRTPGSLLKDSKIPISIKHLSNLPSSHPVVHQQPARSEVPRTKIPVSKVLVRRVSNRGLAGTTIRAAACHDSAKKL
- the Amer2 gene encoding APC membrane recruitment protein 2 isoform X2, whose product is METGRSRGGGAAVSERGGARAGVCRRQEQAGALAADMDSHCECAAETPAAEPPSGKINKAAFKLFKKRKSGGTMPSIFGVKNKGDGKSSGPAGMVRSRTHDGLAEVLVLEGSKKEEPPGGSDPSGARPIPGPPKASGPGLGSLASSSVAKSHSFFSLLKKNGRSETGKGDHAEASKAGGKQKRGLKGIFSSMRWHRRDKRGKEEEEKAARAAGPGSLVLPGSLTASLECVKEEPPRAARRPDSPGQDAPRHAAGCGDIIADPEEEAGPSCDKHAPGPGKPVLSKKNPSVVAYQGGGEEMASPDEVDDTYLPEFWDMLSQTEDQGQGTQEGAAKAATASDTKLAPETSNDVRCGEASKDVSSVKRRRLHRIPIESQQKEESKHLEKEHQEGVPNSDEGYWDSTTPGPEEESISNSSSSKKVVTPRDSDSGDAPCNLYVEPEASPASLPATDDPPCLSRLKPVSPGTITCPLRTPGSLLKDSKIPISIKHLSNLPSSHPVVHQQPARSEVPRTKIPVSKVLVRRVSNRGLAGTTIRAAACHDSAKKL